The Corynebacterium qintianiae genome has a window encoding:
- a CDS encoding YceI family protein: MSQLTGIWNLDPAHSEIGFVARHAMVTKVRGNFPEFDAQVTVDGDNLQASKATATIKTASINTGNADRDGHVRGEDFFDVENHPEMTFESTSFNVDENGNGTVEGNLTIKGTTKPVTLDVETFGVETDPFGNVRAGFEANTTIDRTDFGIDFQAPLNSGGVLVSNNIKIVIEGSAIKA, encoded by the coding sequence ATGTCTCAGCTCACCGGAATCTGGAACCTCGACCCCGCCCACTCCGAGATCGGCTTCGTCGCTCGCCACGCAATGGTGACCAAGGTCCGCGGCAACTTCCCCGAGTTCGACGCACAGGTCACCGTTGACGGTGACAATCTGCAGGCGTCCAAGGCCACCGCCACCATCAAGACCGCTTCCATCAACACCGGCAACGCCGACCGCGACGGCCACGTCCGCGGCGAAGACTTCTTCGACGTTGAGAACCACCCGGAGATGACCTTCGAATCCACCTCCTTCAACGTTGACGAAAACGGCAACGGCACCGTGGAGGGCAACCTCACCATCAAGGGCACCACCAAGCCCGTCACCCTTGATGTCGAGACCTTCGGTGTCGAGACCGACCCCTTCGGCAACGTCCGCGCTGGCTTCGAGGCCAACACCACCATCGACCGCACCGACTTCGGCATCGACTTCCAGGCCCCGCTGAACTCCGGTGGCGTGCTCGTGTCCAACAACATCAAGATCGTGATCGAGGGCTCCGCCATCAAGGCGTAA
- a CDS encoding MarR family winged helix-turn-helix transcriptional regulator, with protein sequence MSEQPRWLNDNEQALWRLMLAASRKVNRVVDETLQAGSNLSASEFAVLVTLSEAEGNELRLRDLCAGLDWDRSRTSHQVTRMEKRGLLTKCKSPGDARGVLVQLTEDGMSRVTQSAPDHVESVRRVVFDHMVPEDVPALRRFFAGIMEVDNVPGIPRCSEINN encoded by the coding sequence ATGTCTGAACAACCGCGCTGGCTCAATGATAACGAACAAGCACTGTGGCGCCTGATGCTCGCCGCGTCCCGGAAGGTGAATCGCGTAGTCGACGAAACCCTCCAGGCTGGCTCGAATCTGTCGGCGTCCGAGTTCGCCGTCCTGGTCACCCTGTCCGAGGCGGAGGGCAACGAGTTGCGCCTGCGCGACCTCTGTGCTGGCCTCGATTGGGACCGCTCCCGCACTTCGCACCAGGTCACCCGTATGGAAAAGCGCGGCCTACTAACCAAGTGCAAGTCGCCCGGTGACGCCCGCGGGGTCCTAGTCCAGCTCACCGAGGACGGCATGAGCCGCGTCACCCAGTCAGCCCCCGACCACGTCGAGAGCGTGCGGCGCGTCGTGTTCGACCACATGGTGCCCGAGGACGTGCCCGCTTTACGACGCTTCTTTGCCGGCATCATGGAAGTCGACAACGTCCCCGGCATTCCGAGGTGCTCCGAGATCAACAACTAG
- a CDS encoding PspC domain-containing protein, with the protein MSTNSGFTPNSRKRLTRSLTDRWIAGVCGGIAQYFKLDPVLVRLIFVVLALAGVLPGVALYIIAWIIMPEGV; encoded by the coding sequence ATGTCGACTAACAGCGGCTTTACCCCCAACTCCCGCAAGCGCCTCACCCGCTCCCTGACGGATCGATGGATCGCCGGTGTTTGCGGCGGCATCGCGCAGTACTTCAAGCTCGACCCGGTGCTCGTGCGCCTTATCTTCGTCGTGCTGGCGCTCGCCGGCGTTCTGCCCGGCGTGGCGCTCTACATTATCGCGTGGATCATCATGCCGGAAGGGGTCTAA
- a CDS encoding alpha/beta hydrolase: MAIQNALSAVAAAALRTVPNPVLSLLGTTTTENGTTMAPDVRVSSLALKYLSRDFSELPINEARGVVESDAKLGAGPQIAVGPVWDSEIAGIPVRHYRPQHCSNNDQPTVVYFHGGGWATGSLETHDNTCRFLCANADVAVISVDYPLAPEHRYPAAPNAAFEVLDAVMSGALEGVDSSRVAVAGDSAGASLATVACLRRADRDMSQPELQVLFVPCTNLDNFETSSHKEFATGTYLTRKQMEWFRDLYTSAGDDLSSWDISPLLAPEQLLSKLAPAYISVAGFDPLRDEGIAYARKLADAHVPVTMEVNKGLVHPFANAFYVWEGATAAMSKAAGAIRFALRVTPR; encoded by the coding sequence ATGGCGATTCAGAATGCACTCAGTGCGGTGGCCGCGGCGGCACTGCGCACCGTACCCAACCCAGTTCTCTCCCTGTTGGGAACAACGACCACCGAAAACGGCACCACGATGGCACCGGACGTGCGGGTGAGTTCCTTAGCGCTGAAGTACCTCTCGCGCGATTTTTCGGAGTTGCCTATCAACGAAGCCCGAGGCGTCGTGGAATCCGACGCGAAACTTGGCGCAGGTCCCCAGATTGCCGTCGGACCCGTTTGGGATTCCGAGATCGCAGGGATCCCGGTGCGCCACTACCGTCCGCAACACTGCTCAAACAACGACCAGCCGACGGTCGTCTACTTCCACGGCGGTGGCTGGGCCACCGGTTCGTTGGAGACCCACGACAACACCTGCCGCTTTTTGTGCGCCAACGCGGACGTCGCGGTCATTTCGGTCGACTACCCGCTGGCGCCTGAGCACCGCTACCCGGCAGCCCCCAACGCCGCATTCGAGGTGCTAGATGCGGTCATGTCGGGCGCGCTAGAGGGGGTCGATTCTTCCCGGGTGGCCGTGGCGGGCGATTCCGCGGGCGCCTCGCTCGCGACGGTGGCGTGCCTGCGGCGCGCGGATCGGGACATGTCGCAGCCGGAACTTCAGGTTTTGTTCGTCCCCTGCACGAACCTGGACAACTTCGAGACGTCCTCGCACAAGGAGTTCGCGACCGGCACGTACCTCACCCGCAAGCAGATGGAGTGGTTCCGCGATCTCTACACCAGCGCTGGCGACGACCTCTCTAGCTGGGATATCTCGCCGCTGCTCGCCCCCGAGCAGCTGCTGTCCAAGCTTGCGCCAGCCTATATCTCCGTCGCGGGTTTTGACCCGCTGCGTGACGAGGGGATCGCCTACGCGCGCAAGCTTGCCGACGCCCACGTGCCTGTCACCATGGAAGTCAACAAGGGCCTTGTCCACCCGTTTGCGAACGCCTTCTACGTGTGGGAGGGCGCTACGGCAGCCATGTCGAAGGCGGCGGGCGCAATCAGGTTCGCGCTGCGGGTCACCCCGCGGTAG
- a CDS encoding alpha/beta fold hydrolase: MNWTVLAAVLTTGLTVSLAASPLAGAQPSPAVTREECPSTVNVAGAECGRFDTPMRYDDPSGPTISVGYVRIPAADPSSRRGALFGNPGGPGGDAYTYFGTEGIGFSWPEEIRNEWDLVAVQPRGLMHSTPLNCQSPDPQTPVDLARLQFDSTFSGGGLTRSLCQGGRPGYPESITTENNARDWDAARRALGYDKISIMGLSYGTYLGSAYASMFPERTDRVVLDSAMDPNLSWQALMRTQQGGYERALNDYFAFVAANDATYGMGDTPLKAYQYWSNRIVAETGTNPTVTPPPARVGDLPPGLELAGQAAADAITATGKARVEGDGIISRLLNPGASQVTSPLLLTTRMTLPQPQGWDTLARMTNGSLEPSGASGAPQAVLEELQGQQIALNQLQAVQMCNENITPPDYGLVPAALWSSYVTGDLFTMPNAVIGSGMYCSGAGAVTGLAPLDGSRLAHRPLQINATGDPQTVYSGHRALADAMGSQVVTVHGPGHGHVGLGNKAVDRIVVDYLRNGFTGATDAPEFFEQ; encoded by the coding sequence ATGAACTGGACAGTTCTGGCGGCGGTTTTAACGACCGGCCTCACCGTGAGCCTCGCGGCATCCCCGCTGGCGGGCGCGCAGCCCTCCCCCGCCGTCACCCGGGAAGAATGCCCCTCCACCGTCAACGTGGCGGGCGCCGAGTGCGGCCGTTTCGACACTCCGATGCGATACGACGACCCGTCCGGCCCGACCATTTCCGTCGGGTACGTCCGCATACCTGCCGCCGACCCGTCGTCACGCCGCGGCGCGCTGTTCGGCAACCCGGGTGGCCCGGGCGGCGACGCTTACACCTACTTCGGTACCGAGGGAATCGGTTTCAGCTGGCCCGAGGAGATCCGCAATGAGTGGGACCTCGTTGCAGTCCAGCCACGAGGACTGATGCACTCAACACCGCTGAACTGCCAGTCGCCTGACCCGCAGACCCCGGTCGACTTAGCCCGGTTGCAGTTCGATTCCACCTTCTCCGGTGGCGGCCTGACCCGCTCCTTGTGCCAAGGCGGCCGCCCCGGTTACCCCGAGAGCATCACCACAGAGAACAACGCGCGCGACTGGGACGCTGCTCGCCGGGCGCTGGGTTACGACAAGATCTCCATCATGGGCCTGTCCTACGGCACCTACCTCGGTTCCGCGTACGCCTCAATGTTCCCGGAGCGTACTGACCGCGTCGTGCTCGACTCCGCGATGGATCCCAACCTGAGCTGGCAGGCGCTCATGCGCACCCAGCAGGGCGGCTACGAGCGCGCGTTGAATGACTACTTCGCGTTTGTCGCCGCGAACGACGCGACGTATGGAATGGGCGACACCCCGCTGAAGGCGTACCAGTACTGGTCTAACCGCATTGTCGCCGAGACCGGAACGAATCCCACCGTCACCCCGCCCCCGGCGCGCGTCGGTGATCTTCCCCCGGGTCTGGAGTTGGCGGGCCAAGCTGCAGCCGATGCCATCACCGCGACCGGCAAGGCGCGTGTGGAGGGTGACGGCATCATCTCCCGCCTGCTCAATCCAGGTGCGAGCCAGGTCACCTCGCCGTTGCTGCTGACCACCCGCATGACTCTCCCCCAGCCGCAGGGATGGGACACCCTCGCCCGCATGACCAACGGCTCATTGGAGCCCTCAGGCGCATCCGGGGCACCCCAGGCTGTGCTCGAGGAGCTCCAGGGCCAGCAGATCGCGCTCAACCAGCTGCAGGCGGTGCAAATGTGCAACGAAAACATCACCCCGCCGGATTACGGTCTCGTACCAGCCGCATTGTGGTCTTCCTATGTCACAGGTGACCTATTTACCATGCCGAACGCCGTCATCGGCTCGGGCATGTACTGCTCGGGTGCGGGCGCCGTGACGGGACTCGCACCTCTCGACGGCTCGCGCTTGGCCCACCGCCCTCTGCAGATCAACGCGACAGGTGACCCCCAGACCGTCTACTCCGGCCACCGCGCGCTCGCCGACGCAATGGGCTCCCAAGTTGTCACCGTTCACGGACCCGGCCACGGCCACGTCGGGCTGGGAAACAAGGCGGTTGACCGCATCGTCGTGGACTACCTGCGCAACGGCTTCACCGGCGCGACGGATGCGCCCGAGTTCTTCGAGCAATAG
- the argS gene encoding arginine--tRNA ligase, with protein MTPADLATAIRQAATTVLSAHDLDAAVVPETVTVERPRNPEHGDYATNIALQAAKKAGTNPRDLAGWLAEELSDNPVIDSAEVAGPGFINLRLATGAQGQLVADILAAGANYGHSDIYAGEKVNLEFVSANPTGPIHLGGTRWAAVGDSLGRVLEAAGAQVTREYYFNDHGGQIDRFARSLVAAAKGEATPEDGYGGDYISEIAGAVVDKRENALAGTPEEVQETFRAEGVEMMFEHIKRSLAEFGVEFDVYFHENSLFESGAVDKAVATLRENGNLYENEGAWWLRSTDFGDDKDRVVLKSDGNAAYIAGDIAYVADKFDRGHTLAIYMLGADHHGYIARLRAAAQALGYNPEAVEVLIGQMVNLVRDGKPVKMSKRAGTIITLDDLVDAIGVDGARYSLARSSVDQTLDIDLDLWTKQSSDNPVYYVQYGHARLCSIARRAADAGVGYDSPDLGLLAHEKEGDLIRTLGEFPAVLKAAAQLREPHRVARYAEELASSFHKFYDVCQILPKAGEDAEPIHTARLALAMATRQVLANALDLVGVSAPEKM; from the coding sequence ATGACGCCAGCTGACCTCGCAACGGCCATTAGGCAGGCCGCCACGACCGTTTTGTCCGCGCACGACCTTGACGCCGCCGTCGTTCCCGAGACGGTGACGGTGGAGCGCCCGCGCAACCCGGAGCACGGCGACTACGCCACCAACATCGCCCTCCAAGCGGCCAAGAAGGCGGGAACTAACCCGCGTGACCTAGCAGGCTGGCTCGCCGAGGAGCTGTCTGACAACCCGGTGATTGATTCAGCGGAGGTCGCCGGGCCCGGATTCATCAACTTGCGCCTGGCCACCGGTGCCCAGGGCCAGCTCGTCGCCGACATCCTTGCGGCGGGTGCGAACTACGGCCACTCCGACATCTACGCGGGTGAGAAAGTCAACCTCGAGTTCGTTTCCGCGAACCCCACCGGTCCGATCCACCTCGGCGGAACGCGGTGGGCTGCGGTGGGCGACTCCCTCGGCCGCGTCCTCGAGGCCGCCGGCGCTCAGGTGACGCGCGAATACTACTTCAACGACCACGGTGGCCAGATCGACCGTTTCGCCCGCTCCTTGGTAGCTGCGGCGAAGGGGGAGGCCACGCCAGAAGACGGGTACGGCGGTGATTACATCTCCGAGATCGCTGGTGCGGTCGTCGACAAGCGGGAAAATGCCCTGGCGGGCACACCTGAGGAGGTTCAGGAGACCTTCCGCGCCGAAGGTGTGGAGATGATGTTCGAGCACATCAAGCGCTCGCTGGCCGAGTTCGGCGTGGAGTTCGACGTGTACTTCCACGAGAATTCGCTGTTCGAATCCGGGGCCGTGGACAAGGCCGTGGCCACGCTCAGGGAGAATGGCAACCTGTACGAGAACGAGGGTGCGTGGTGGCTGCGCTCGACCGATTTCGGTGACGACAAGGACCGCGTCGTGCTCAAGTCCGACGGCAACGCAGCCTACATCGCCGGCGATATTGCGTACGTGGCGGACAAGTTCGACCGCGGCCACACGCTGGCGATTTACATGTTGGGGGCGGACCACCACGGCTATATCGCGCGTCTGCGCGCGGCCGCACAGGCGCTGGGCTACAACCCGGAGGCCGTCGAGGTGCTCATCGGCCAGATGGTCAATCTCGTGCGCGACGGCAAACCAGTGAAGATGTCGAAGCGCGCTGGCACCATCATCACTCTCGACGACCTGGTGGACGCCATCGGGGTTGACGGTGCGCGCTATTCGCTGGCACGCTCCTCCGTGGACCAGACGCTGGACATCGACCTGGACTTGTGGACGAAGCAGTCCTCCGACAACCCGGTGTATTACGTGCAATACGGCCACGCACGCCTGTGCTCCATCGCCCGCCGCGCCGCAGACGCCGGCGTGGGTTACGACTCGCCGGACCTGGGTCTGCTTGCGCACGAGAAGGAGGGCGACCTCATCCGCACCCTGGGCGAGTTTCCAGCCGTGCTCAAGGCCGCCGCACAGCTGCGCGAGCCGCACCGCGTGGCTCGTTACGCCGAGGAGCTGGCCAGCTCCTTCCACAAGTTCTACGACGTCTGCCAGATCCTGCCTAAGGCCGGTGAGGACGCTGAGCCGATCCACACGGCACGCTTGGCCCTCGCGATGGCGACGCGCCAGGTTCTTGCGAACGCACTCGACCTGGTCGGCGTGAGCGCCCCGGAGAAAATGTAG
- the lysA gene encoding diaminopimelate decarboxylase has product MSFNELPAHVWPRGAARQEDGVVTVAGVPLPEIAEEFGTPVMVVDEDDFRSRCRDMARAFGAPENVHYASKAFLTRMIARWVDEEGLALDVASENELRIALAADFPAKRITVHGNNKSESFLRLCVEAGVGHVVIDSHQELAELNNVAGELGAVQDVFVRVKPGVDAHTHEFIATSHEDQKFGLSLASGSAHKAAVDAIGAANLSLAGLHCHVGSQVFDAEGFKLAAQRVLGLYATIYREQNVALDYLDLGGGYGIAYVDGEEPLDVAGVAADLLGDVRGVADELGIPAPTVVVEPGRAIAGPSTVTVYRAGTIKDVHTSHTTTRRYIAIDGGMSDNIRPALYESEYDGRVVNRFVDGEPVQTRLVGSHCESGDILVGDAKWPEDIASGDLVALAATGAYCYSMSSNYNSFGRPAVVAVRSGNTTPMVRRETVEDLLAREYE; this is encoded by the coding sequence ATGTCATTCAACGAGCTTCCCGCCCACGTGTGGCCGCGCGGTGCCGCGCGCCAGGAGGACGGCGTGGTCACCGTCGCCGGGGTCCCGCTGCCGGAGATCGCCGAGGAGTTCGGCACCCCCGTCATGGTGGTCGACGAGGACGACTTCCGCTCGCGGTGCCGTGACATGGCCCGTGCTTTCGGGGCACCCGAGAACGTCCACTACGCCTCCAAGGCGTTCTTGACCCGCATGATCGCCCGGTGGGTGGACGAGGAGGGGCTCGCCCTCGATGTGGCGTCCGAGAACGAGCTGCGCATTGCGTTAGCCGCCGACTTCCCGGCGAAGCGCATCACGGTGCACGGGAACAACAAGTCCGAGTCCTTCCTGCGCCTGTGCGTGGAGGCGGGCGTGGGGCATGTTGTCATCGATTCGCACCAGGAGCTCGCGGAGCTCAACAACGTCGCCGGTGAGCTGGGGGCGGTGCAGGACGTGTTCGTCCGCGTGAAACCCGGTGTGGACGCCCACACGCACGAGTTCATCGCCACTAGCCACGAGGACCAGAAGTTTGGCCTGTCGCTCGCATCCGGGTCCGCGCACAAGGCGGCGGTGGACGCGATCGGCGCCGCGAACCTATCCCTAGCAGGGTTACACTGCCACGTCGGCTCCCAGGTGTTCGACGCGGAAGGCTTCAAGCTCGCCGCGCAGCGCGTCCTCGGTCTGTACGCGACGATTTACCGCGAGCAGAACGTCGCGCTCGACTACCTAGACCTCGGCGGCGGCTACGGCATCGCCTACGTCGACGGGGAGGAGCCGCTCGACGTCGCGGGGGTTGCGGCTGATCTGCTTGGCGACGTCCGCGGCGTGGCCGACGAGCTCGGCATCCCCGCACCGACCGTCGTGGTTGAGCCGGGCCGCGCGATCGCCGGGCCGTCGACAGTGACCGTCTACCGTGCGGGCACAATCAAGGACGTGCACACCTCGCACACCACGACGCGGCGCTACATCGCCATTGACGGCGGCATGAGCGACAACATCCGGCCCGCTCTGTACGAGTCGGAGTATGACGGCCGCGTGGTCAACCGCTTCGTCGACGGCGAGCCAGTGCAGACCAGGCTGGTGGGTTCGCACTGCGAGTCCGGTGACATCCTGGTGGGCGACGCCAAGTGGCCCGAGGACATCGCCAGCGGGGACCTCGTGGCTCTGGCCGCCACGGGCGCCTACTGCTACTCCATGAGCTCGAACTACAACTCTTTCGGCCGGCCCGCCGTCGTGGCCGTTCGTTCGGGCAACACCACCCCGATGGTGAGACGCGAAACCGTGGAGGACCTGCTCGCGCGCGAGTACGAATGA
- a CDS encoding homoserine dehydrogenase — MTVSSAESRNGNYPGKGIGEPVGVAVLGKGTVGTEVLRLLGEFSENLENRIGGPIEVRGVAVSNLDKHRDAPEIAGIFLTDNARELIDRDDVDVVVELIGGIDYPRELVLEALKNGKSVVTANKALVAAHADELSEAANAAGVDLYYEAAVAAAIPVVGMLRRSLAGDQVLRISGIVNGTTNFILDAMAASGMSYEDALAEATRLGYAEADPTADVEGHDAASKAAILASMGFHTRVTYDDVYCEGITKVTAADIEAAKQSNETIKLLAICERLLDDAGNTVGVNARVHPTLVPNEHPLASVDKSYNAIFVEAEAAGRLMFYGNGAGGAPTASAVLGDLVGAARNKIHGGRAPAENPYANYDVVGFGEVRTRYHINMTVNDRVGVLADLARTFSEAGVSLSAVRQEQSDDGAHLIVVTHSAQEKKLAEIVDTLTNHADVQAINSVIRLDS; from the coding sequence ATGACTGTATCGAGCGCTGAGAGCCGCAACGGAAACTACCCGGGCAAGGGAATCGGCGAGCCCGTCGGCGTCGCTGTCCTGGGGAAGGGCACCGTCGGCACCGAGGTGCTCCGCCTGCTGGGCGAGTTCTCCGAGAACCTAGAGAACCGCATCGGCGGTCCGATCGAGGTTCGCGGTGTGGCGGTGTCCAACCTTGACAAACACAGGGACGCCCCGGAGATCGCCGGGATCTTCCTCACCGACAACGCCCGCGAGCTGATCGACCGCGACGACGTCGACGTGGTTGTAGAGCTGATCGGCGGCATCGACTACCCGCGCGAGCTCGTGCTGGAGGCGCTGAAGAACGGCAAGTCCGTCGTCACCGCCAACAAGGCGCTTGTGGCCGCCCATGCCGACGAGTTGTCCGAGGCCGCGAACGCGGCCGGTGTCGACTTGTACTACGAGGCTGCGGTCGCCGCTGCGATCCCCGTCGTCGGCATGCTGCGCCGTTCGCTGGCGGGCGACCAGGTCCTGCGGATCTCCGGCATTGTCAACGGCACCACCAACTTCATCCTGGACGCCATGGCCGCGAGCGGCATGAGCTACGAGGACGCGCTCGCCGAGGCCACCCGCCTGGGGTACGCGGAGGCCGACCCGACGGCGGACGTCGAGGGTCACGACGCGGCGTCGAAAGCCGCGATCCTGGCGTCGATGGGCTTCCACACCCGCGTGACCTACGACGACGTGTACTGCGAGGGCATCACCAAAGTCACGGCTGCCGACATCGAGGCGGCCAAGCAGTCCAACGAGACCATTAAGCTCCTGGCCATCTGCGAGCGGCTTCTCGACGACGCCGGCAACACAGTCGGAGTCAACGCCCGTGTCCACCCGACCCTCGTTCCGAACGAACACCCGCTGGCCTCAGTGGACAAGTCTTACAACGCCATCTTCGTGGAGGCGGAAGCCGCAGGCCGCCTCATGTTCTATGGAAACGGCGCAGGCGGCGCCCCGACAGCTTCGGCCGTGCTCGGCGACTTGGTGGGCGCGGCCCGCAACAAAATCCATGGCGGCCGTGCGCCGGCAGAAAACCCTTACGCGAACTACGACGTCGTGGGTTTCGGAGAGGTGCGCACGCGCTATCACATCAACATGACGGTCAACGACCGAGTAGGGGTGCTCGCCGATCTGGCGCGGACGTTCTCGGAGGCTGGCGTATCCCTGTCGGCTGTCCGCCAAGAGCAGTCCGACGACGGTGCCCACCTCATCGTTGTCACGCACTCTGCCCAGGAAAAGAAGCTCGCGGAGATCGTCGACACCCTGACCAATCATGCCGACGTGCAGGCTATCAACTCCGTAATCCGCCTCGACTCCTAA
- the thrB gene encoding homoserine kinase — MPTDLPVGLKATVTVPGSSANLGPGFDTLGLALGIYDTVEVETVSSGLEVETFGEGAGDLPRDSSHLVVKAIRSGLKAAGVEAPGLRVVCTNAIPQSRGLGSSASAAVAGVVAANTLAGQPLDTDAVVQLSSAFEGHPDNAAASVLGGAVVSWTDIPVDGVTDPSYRAVGIDVHPSIRATALVPDFHASTNAVRQVLPSHVTHTDARFNVSRTAVMTVAIQHHPELLWEGTRDRLHQPYRADVLPVTAEWVNHLRNRGFAAYLSGAGPTAMVLSTEPVPEKILDSAREAGLRVLDLEIAGPVTAKLSRS, encoded by the coding sequence ATGCCCACCGATCTCCCCGTCGGCCTGAAGGCCACCGTCACCGTCCCCGGATCCTCGGCCAACCTCGGCCCCGGATTCGACACCCTGGGTCTCGCGCTCGGGATCTACGACACCGTCGAGGTGGAGACCGTCTCCTCCGGTCTCGAGGTTGAGACTTTCGGCGAGGGCGCGGGCGACCTGCCGCGGGATTCGTCGCACCTGGTGGTCAAGGCGATCCGTTCCGGTCTCAAGGCCGCGGGGGTGGAGGCGCCGGGTCTGCGCGTGGTGTGCACTAACGCGATCCCTCAGTCACGCGGCTTGGGTTCATCGGCGTCGGCCGCGGTGGCAGGCGTCGTCGCCGCCAACACGCTCGCTGGACAACCGCTGGACACCGACGCAGTGGTCCAGCTCTCCTCGGCATTCGAGGGTCACCCCGACAACGCGGCCGCGTCCGTGCTCGGCGGGGCGGTGGTGTCCTGGACGGACATTCCCGTCGACGGTGTGACCGACCCCTCGTACCGCGCGGTTGGGATCGACGTACACCCGTCGATACGCGCGACAGCGCTGGTCCCGGACTTTCACGCCTCGACGAACGCCGTGCGCCAAGTGCTGCCGAGCCACGTCACGCATACCGATGCCCGTTTCAACGTCTCCCGCACCGCGGTAATGACTGTCGCGATTCAACACCATCCGGAGCTTTTGTGGGAGGGCACGCGAGATCGCCTGCACCAGCCCTACCGAGCGGATGTTTTGCCGGTCACCGCCGAGTGGGTCAACCACCTGCGCAACCGAGGCTTCGCCGCCTACCTTTCCGGGGCAGGCCCAACCGCGATGGTGCTGAGCACGGAGCCCGTGCCGGAAAAGATTCTCGACTCCGCGCGCGAGGCGGGCCTGCGGGTGCTCGATCTCGAGATCGCAGGGCCCGTAACTGCGAAACTCAGCAGGTCCTAG